In Pelomicrobium methylotrophicum, a single window of DNA contains:
- the yjgA gene encoding ribosome biogenesis factor YjgA, whose protein sequence is MDQELSVSKTKRKQRMHELQALGETLTRLSEAQLAALAIPESLRDAVREAKRIRSFEAQRRQIQYIGRLMREVDDGLIREQLAMWQGSAARHTAWLHTVERWRARLIESDAALTEIKRAYPAADTGRLRALARNVRIERETGKPPRAFRALFQELKRLIPAPDIGDPSHAG, encoded by the coding sequence ATGGATCAAGAGCTATCTGTCAGCAAGACCAAGAGGAAGCAGCGCATGCACGAGCTGCAGGCGCTGGGAGAGACGCTCACGCGTCTGAGCGAGGCGCAGCTCGCGGCGCTGGCGATCCCCGAATCGCTGCGGGACGCCGTGCGCGAGGCGAAACGGATACGGTCGTTCGAAGCCCAGCGGCGCCAGATCCAGTACATCGGACGGCTCATGCGCGAGGTGGATGACGGTCTGATCCGCGAGCAACTGGCGATGTGGCAGGGCAGCGCTGCTCGCCACACCGCCTGGCTGCACACGGTGGAGCGCTGGCGCGCCCGGTTGATCGAGAGCGACGCAGCCCTCACGGAGATCAAGCGGGCGTATCCGGCCGCCGATACGGGCCGGCTTCGGGCGCTGGCGCGCAACGTCCGGATCGAGCGCGAAACGGGCAAGCCGCCCCGGGCGTTCCGGGCGCTGTTCCAGGAACTGAAGCGCCTCATCCCGGCGCCCGACATCGGCGACCCTTCCCACGCAGGCTGA
- the mog gene encoding molybdopterin adenylyltransferase: MTQELVIGLVSVSDRASQGVYQDQGIPALEAWFRSAIKSPPWRTVTRLIPDEQPVIEATLRELVDEQGCHLVLTTGGTGPAPRDVTPEATLAVADRVMPGFGEQMRQISLKFVPTAILSRQVAVIRRNCLIINLPGQPKSIKETLEGLKGPAGEVIVSGIFAAVPYCIDLIGGPYIETHDEVVKAFRPKSALRPPAQ; the protein is encoded by the coding sequence ATGACGCAGGAACTCGTGATCGGGCTCGTGTCCGTCAGCGACCGCGCTTCGCAGGGGGTCTACCAAGACCAGGGCATCCCGGCCCTGGAGGCGTGGTTCCGCTCCGCCATCAAAAGCCCGCCGTGGCGCACCGTCACCCGCCTCATTCCCGACGAGCAGCCGGTCATCGAGGCAACGCTGCGGGAACTGGTGGACGAGCAAGGCTGCCACCTGGTCCTGACCACCGGAGGCACCGGGCCCGCGCCGCGGGACGTGACGCCCGAGGCGACGCTGGCGGTCGCCGACCGGGTCATGCCCGGCTTCGGCGAGCAGATGCGTCAGATCAGCTTGAAGTTCGTGCCGACCGCGATTCTTTCGCGCCAAGTGGCGGTGATCCGCAGAAACTGCCTGATCATCAACCTGCCAGGGCAGCCCAAGTCGATCAAGGAGACGCTGGAGGGACTGAAAGGGCCCGCTGGCGAAGTGATCGTCTCGGGGATCTTCGCCGCCGTGCCCTATTGCATCGACCTCATCGGGGGACCCTACATCGAGACCCACGACGAAGTCGTCAAGGCGTTCCGGCCCAAGTCGGCACTGCGGCCGCCGGCCCAATAG
- a CDS encoding transglutaminase-like domain-containing protein: protein MNRRDFIRLLGAGSAAALAASRAWGALDDLGPWNSYRLSYHIELPESSAPARLWVPVPLLEDSSYQRNQGTVWTGNAQKVDFDPLSPAAAPRVYAEWTRPGPRTLEISTIVKTLDRQVDLHQASGVAPLPPQARAFLAGTRLAPVDRDTRALAREATRGAASPLERARAIYEWVLSNVSYDLEGRGCGVGNVRAMIKAGKLTGRSADVSALLVALARSAGIPGRLAFGLALDRSRLSPVLGAYGDVSEGQEVRAELYVAGVGWVPVDPANVLRAAFEGGLPLGDPRIVELKNRLFGSWEMNWVVLNRWERLSLRPQPSALQLPYFAYPHAEIAAKPRDSLDHRHFAYTIRSVELVGTGARFDGIPGVTKVQ from the coding sequence GTGAACCGCAGGGATTTTATCAGACTCTTGGGCGCCGGTTCCGCCGCGGCGCTGGCTGCATCGCGAGCCTGGGGGGCCCTTGACGATCTGGGCCCTTGGAACAGCTACCGTTTGAGTTACCACATCGAGCTGCCCGAGTCGTCGGCACCGGCCCGGCTCTGGGTGCCGGTGCCGCTGCTTGAGGATTCGAGCTACCAGCGCAACCAGGGCACGGTTTGGACGGGAAACGCGCAGAAGGTCGATTTCGACCCCTTAAGCCCGGCTGCCGCGCCTAGGGTCTACGCGGAATGGACTCGTCCCGGCCCGCGTACCCTGGAGATCAGCACGATCGTGAAAACCCTGGATCGTCAGGTCGACCTGCACCAGGCCTCCGGGGTGGCGCCGCTTCCCCCCCAGGCCCGGGCCTTCCTCGCGGGCACGAGGCTCGCGCCGGTGGATCGCGACACCCGAGCACTCGCCAGGGAGGCGACCCGGGGCGCGGCATCACCGCTGGAACGGGCGCGGGCCATCTACGAGTGGGTGCTGAGCAATGTCAGCTACGACCTCGAAGGGCGTGGGTGCGGGGTGGGCAACGTGCGTGCCATGATCAAGGCCGGGAAACTCACCGGCCGTTCCGCGGACGTGAGTGCGCTCTTGGTGGCGCTCGCCCGCTCCGCCGGCATTCCAGGGCGACTCGCTTTCGGCCTGGCCCTGGACCGCTCGCGACTCTCCCCCGTCTTGGGAGCCTACGGGGACGTGAGTGAGGGGCAGGAAGTGCGGGCCGAGCTCTACGTGGCGGGTGTGGGTTGGGTGCCGGTGGACCCGGCGAACGTGCTGCGCGCGGCCTTCGAGGGCGGGCTGCCGCTGGGAGACCCCCGCATTGTGGAGCTCAAGAACAGGCTTTTCGGAAGCTGGGAAATGAACTGGGTGGTGCTCAACCGCTGGGAGCGGCTGTCCCTCAGGCCGCAGCCGTCAGCGCTGCAGCTTCCGTACTTCGCTTACCCGCACGCCGAGATCGCCGCCAAGCCTCGCGACAGCCTCGATCACCGCCATTTTGCTTACACCATCCGCTCCGTCGAGCTGGTGGGCACGGGCGCCCGCTTCGACGGCATCCCGGGCGTGACGAAGGTGCAGTAA
- a CDS encoding alpha/beta hydrolase: MILPASAPPLDAIELESAPDPRCAVIWMHGLGADGHDFVPIVGELNLPPKPGIRFIFPHAPMQPVTINGGYVMRAWYDVLTTEFTHREDAKGVRASQRAIEALIEREHSRGIELQNIVLAGFSQGGAMALHTGLRYPQRLGGIIALSTYLPLASTLSEEASPSNVDVPIFMAHGTHDPVIPLRLAMASRDLLQAAGYPVQWHTYPMPHSVCMEEIADIGAWLRRHLSSS; this comes from the coding sequence ATGATCCTGCCCGCTTCAGCGCCGCCCCTCGATGCGATCGAACTCGAGTCGGCTCCCGACCCCCGCTGCGCTGTCATCTGGATGCACGGCCTGGGCGCCGACGGCCACGATTTCGTCCCCATCGTGGGGGAGCTGAATCTGCCGCCGAAGCCCGGGATCCGATTCATCTTTCCCCATGCGCCCATGCAACCCGTCACCATCAACGGCGGCTACGTGATGCGCGCCTGGTACGACGTGCTGACCACGGAATTTACCCACCGGGAGGACGCGAAAGGCGTGCGCGCATCCCAACGGGCGATCGAGGCGCTGATCGAGCGCGAACACAGCCGTGGAATCGAGCTGCAGAACATCGTGCTCGCCGGCTTCTCCCAGGGAGGTGCCATGGCCCTGCACACGGGCCTGCGCTACCCGCAGCGGCTCGGGGGCATCATCGCGCTGTCCACCTACCTGCCCCTCGCCAGCACGCTTTCCGAAGAGGCAAGCCCCAGCAACGTCGACGTTCCCATCTTCATGGCCCACGGCACCCACGACCCGGTGATCCCGCTGCGGCTCGCGATGGCCTCCCGGGACCTGCTCCAGGCGGCCGGCTATCCGGTGCAATGGCACACCTACCCGATGCCCCATTCCGTCTGCATGGAGGAAATCGCCGACATCGGCGCCTGGCTTCGCCGGCATTTGTCGTCGAGCTAA
- a CDS encoding MFS transporter, producing the protein MNRAPESHVPHASPSLAPGVRPIEVWAWAMYDFANSGYTTVVITAVFNAYFVAVVAENAPWASFAWTVSLGISYALIIVTAPLVGAWADARAAKKPLLLLATAGCVAFTAALALVGRGELALGAALIVLSNFFFGSGENIVAAFLPELARGRALGKVSGWGWALGYLGGIASLAACLGYVSWAEARGQSAEQFVPVTMLITAGLFAVASVPTFVFLQERALPQAMGPSSLARDSFARLGQTLRRARDFRDLARFLLCVVFYQAGIQTVVALAAVYAQQAMGFNTRETLVLILVVNVTAAVGAFAFGNVQDRIGHKAAIALALLGWIATAVLAWGAETRGLFWTVANLAGLCLGSAQSAGRALVGYLSPATRRAEFFGLWGLAVKLSSILGPITYGGVTWATAGDHRLAMLSMSAFFLVGLAVLAAVDVERGRQAALKGG; encoded by the coding sequence ATGAACCGCGCACCCGAATCCCATGTCCCCCACGCCAGCCCGAGCCTCGCCCCCGGCGTGCGGCCCATCGAGGTATGGGCCTGGGCGATGTACGACTTCGCCAACTCCGGCTATACCACGGTGGTCATCACCGCGGTGTTCAACGCCTACTTCGTGGCCGTGGTGGCGGAGAACGCTCCTTGGGCGAGCTTCGCCTGGACCGTGAGCCTGGGGATTTCCTATGCCCTCATCATCGTCACGGCGCCCCTCGTCGGCGCGTGGGCCGACGCCCGGGCCGCGAAGAAACCCCTGCTTCTCCTCGCCACCGCGGGGTGCGTCGCTTTCACGGCAGCCCTGGCGCTGGTGGGCCGGGGGGAGCTTGCGCTCGGCGCCGCGCTCATCGTTCTGAGCAACTTCTTCTTCGGCAGCGGCGAGAACATCGTCGCTGCTTTTCTCCCCGAGTTGGCCCGGGGCCGGGCCCTCGGTAAAGTGTCCGGTTGGGGATGGGCCCTGGGTTACCTGGGGGGAATCGCGAGCCTCGCAGCGTGCCTGGGTTACGTGTCTTGGGCCGAGGCCCGGGGGCAGTCGGCAGAGCAGTTCGTGCCCGTGACGATGCTGATCACGGCCGGGTTATTCGCAGTGGCGAGCGTTCCCACCTTTGTCTTCCTGCAAGAGCGGGCGCTGCCGCAAGCGATGGGACCCTCGAGCCTCGCCCGGGACAGCTTCGCCCGGCTCGGCCAGACGCTGCGGCGGGCGCGGGACTTCCGCGATCTCGCACGCTTTCTCCTGTGCGTGGTGTTCTACCAGGCCGGCATCCAAACCGTGGTGGCGTTGGCCGCGGTGTACGCGCAGCAGGCCATGGGGTTCAATACCCGGGAGACGCTGGTCCTGATTCTGGTGGTGAACGTCACGGCGGCCGTCGGCGCATTTGCCTTCGGCAATGTCCAGGACCGGATCGGCCACAAGGCGGCCATTGCCCTCGCCCTGCTCGGTTGGATCGCGACCGCTGTGCTCGCCTGGGGTGCTGAGACCCGCGGCCTGTTTTGGACGGTGGCGAACCTGGCGGGTCTGTGCCTCGGCAGCGCCCAGTCGGCGGGCCGGGCGCTGGTGGGTTACTTGAGCCCGGCGACGCGTCGGGCGGAATTTTTTGGCCTGTGGGGTCTTGCCGTGAAACTGTCTTCGATCCTCGGGCCGATCACCTATGGGGGGGTCACCTGGGCCACGGCCGGCGATCATCGGCTCGCCATGCTTTCCATGAGCGCTTTTTTCCTGGTGGGCCTAGCAGTTCTGGCGGCGGTGGACGTGGAACGCGGGCGGCAGGCGGCTTTGAAGGGAGGGTAA
- a CDS encoding STAS/SEC14 domain-containing protein codes for MITIEQSDDLVSVAVLGEFTLADFKELEEHLLYEIRFHGRPNLLLDLRGMVSYTLDVAWEELKFSRDHARDFGRIALVTSDQWIAWTAWLQRLFVDADIQVFDDDEQARMWATEGLAAKGEAPQTGEEGD; via the coding sequence ATGATCACGATCGAGCAGTCTGATGACTTGGTCAGCGTCGCCGTGCTGGGCGAGTTCACGTTGGCCGATTTCAAGGAGCTCGAAGAGCACCTGCTCTACGAGATCAGGTTCCATGGCCGGCCGAACCTGCTGCTCGACCTGCGGGGCATGGTGAGCTACACGCTGGATGTGGCGTGGGAGGAACTGAAGTTCTCGCGCGACCATGCCCGCGACTTCGGCCGCATCGCCCTCGTGACTTCGGACCAGTGGATCGCGTGGACTGCCTGGCTGCAGCGGCTGTTCGTGGACGCCGACATCCAGGTATTCGACGACGATGAGCAGGCGCGTATGTGGGCGACAGAGGGACTAGCGGCAAAAGGAGAAGCGCCGCAGACGGGGGAAGAGGGTGATTGA
- a CDS encoding aromatic ring-hydroxylating oxygenase subunit alpha: MTDISNLSELTKTTRPLPMAWYFDPRVFELEQRILFDQGPGYVGHELMVPNPGDYMTLEWMGHAKMLVRNDHGVELMSNVCRHRQGLLLEGRGHARHIVCPLHRWTYAIDGTLLGAPEFADKPCVSLPKTPLKRWNGLLFAGPRDVAEDLEDFSAAADYDFSGYVYDRTVIDECPFNWKAFLEIYLELYHVEPFHPGLRDFVDAANFRWEFGPRWSIQYMGVKNQLQKTGSPKYARYRDALLRYTGGEMPKYGTLWSIYYPNVMMEWYPHGLVVSTLIPRSPDHTTNVVEFYYPEDVAYFETELKEAHQAAYLESAAEDAQICTLLHRGRRALYERGEDDTGPYHSPLEDGMIHLHEFLRRELGPALGG, encoded by the coding sequence ATGACCGACATTTCCAACTTGAGCGAGCTCACCAAGACCACCCGCCCCCTGCCCATGGCCTGGTACTTCGATCCCAGGGTGTTCGAGCTGGAGCAGCGCATCCTGTTCGACCAAGGCCCCGGCTACGTGGGCCACGAGCTGATGGTGCCCAACCCCGGCGATTACATGACCCTGGAGTGGATGGGCCACGCGAAGATGCTGGTGCGCAATGACCACGGCGTCGAGCTCATGTCCAACGTCTGCCGCCACCGCCAGGGACTTCTGCTCGAGGGGCGCGGCCATGCCCGCCACATCGTGTGTCCCCTGCACCGCTGGACCTATGCCATCGACGGCACCCTGCTGGGGGCGCCGGAATTCGCCGACAAGCCCTGCGTATCGTTGCCCAAGACGCCGCTCAAGCGCTGGAACGGGCTGCTCTTTGCCGGGCCCCGGGACGTGGCCGAGGATCTTGAGGACTTCAGCGCGGCGGCCGACTACGACTTCAGCGGCTACGTGTACGACCGCACGGTCATCGACGAATGCCCCTTCAACTGGAAGGCCTTCCTGGAGATCTACCTGGAGCTCTACCACGTGGAACCGTTTCATCCGGGCCTGCGGGACTTCGTCGACGCGGCCAACTTCCGCTGGGAGTTCGGTCCCCGCTGGTCGATTCAGTACATGGGCGTGAAGAATCAGCTCCAGAAAACCGGCTCCCCGAAGTACGCCCGCTACCGCGACGCGCTGCTGCGCTACACGGGGGGCGAGATGCCGAAGTACGGCACGCTGTGGTCCATCTACTATCCCAACGTCATGATGGAGTGGTACCCCCACGGCCTGGTGGTGAGCACCCTGATTCCGCGCTCGCCCGACCATACCACCAACGTGGTGGAGTTCTACTACCCCGAGGACGTGGCCTACTTCGAGACCGAGCTCAAAGAAGCCCACCAGGCCGCCTACCTGGAGTCCGCGGCCGAGGATGCCCAGATCTGCACCCTCCTGCACCGGGGGCGCAGGGCCCTCTACGAGCGGGGCGAGGACGACACCGGGCCTTACCACTCGCCGCTGGAAGACGGCATGATCCATCTGCACGAATTTCTGCGGCGGGAACTCGGGCCCGCCCTTGGCGGGTGA
- a CDS encoding exodeoxyribonuclease VII small subunit, which produces MPKSTEGPAQPESPAQPAVPAQPAPPQTPVSFEAALAELEAIVARMEEGQMPLEESLAAYKRGTELLQYCQARLKDAQQQVRVLEAGTLQDFPTDDSR; this is translated from the coding sequence ATGCCCAAATCCACCGAAGGCCCTGCGCAGCCCGAAAGCCCGGCGCAGCCGGCGGTCCCGGCCCAGCCGGCCCCGCCGCAGACCCCGGTCAGCTTCGAAGCAGCGCTCGCCGAGCTGGAAGCGATCGTGGCCCGCATGGAAGAAGGCCAGATGCCGCTGGAAGAGTCGCTCGCGGCGTACAAGCGCGGAACCGAGCTGCTGCAGTACTGCCAGGCCCGACTCAAGGACGCCCAGCAGCAGGTGCGGGTGCTGGAAGCCGGCACGCTGCAGGACTTCCCGACCGACGATTCCCGGTAA
- a CDS encoding polyprenyl synthetase family protein encodes MPGKNTDFQHWARSRQGLVEEALNRLLPPADVAPQRLHQAMRYAALGGGKRVRPLLCYAAGEVTEAELERLTTTAVALELIHVYSLVHDDLPCMDDDVLRRGKPTCHVEYDEPTALLVGDSLQSLAFQLLAEYRVADSPQTQLKMLEHLARAAGSRGMAGGQAIDLEATGKTLTLPELEFMHIHKTGALIRASVMLGANCGRELPSKDMERLDHFAKRIGLAFQVIDDVLDAQAPTATLGKTAGKDARQGKATYVSAMGVEAARAMALDLKREAVESLASFGERARRLRELADFIVAREF; translated from the coding sequence ATGCCCGGAAAGAACACCGATTTCCAGCACTGGGCGCGCAGCCGGCAGGGACTGGTGGAAGAAGCCCTGAACCGGCTGCTGCCGCCAGCGGACGTGGCGCCGCAGCGGTTGCACCAGGCCATGCGCTACGCGGCCCTGGGGGGCGGCAAGCGGGTGCGGCCGCTTCTCTGCTATGCAGCGGGAGAGGTCACCGAGGCCGAGCTCGAGCGGCTCACCACCACCGCGGTCGCCCTGGAGTTGATCCACGTCTACTCCCTGGTCCACGATGACCTGCCGTGCATGGACGACGACGTCCTGCGCCGGGGAAAGCCCACCTGTCACGTGGAATACGACGAGCCCACGGCGCTGCTCGTGGGCGACAGCCTGCAAAGCCTGGCGTTCCAACTCCTGGCTGAGTACCGAGTCGCGGATTCCCCCCAAACCCAGCTCAAGATGCTGGAGCATCTCGCCCGGGCCGCCGGCTCCCGCGGCATGGCCGGCGGTCAGGCCATTGACCTGGAGGCCACCGGCAAGACGCTCACCCTGCCGGAGCTGGAGTTCATGCACATCCACAAGACCGGGGCGTTGATCCGCGCCTCCGTGATGCTGGGCGCGAACTGCGGCCGCGAACTCCCGTCGAAGGACATGGAGCGGCTGGACCACTTCGCCAAGCGCATCGGCCTCGCTTTCCAAGTGATCGACGACGTGCTCGACGCCCAAGCCCCCACCGCCACCCTCGGCAAAACCGCTGGCAAGGACGCCCGGCAGGGAAAAGCCACGTACGTCTCTGCCATGGGCGTCGAGGCGGCGCGGGCCATGGCCCTGGACCTCAAACGAGAGGCGGTGGAAAGCCTCGCCTCCTTCGGCGAGCGGGCCCGGCGGCTGCGGGAACTCGCCGACTTCATCGTAGCCCGCGAATTCTGA
- the dxs gene encoding 1-deoxy-D-xylulose-5-phosphate synthase codes for MFELLKTINDPKDLRALSRRELHALAGELREYLIQLVSRTGGHLSSNLGTVELTIALHYVFDTPHDRLVWDVGHQTYGHKILTGRRNLMDRLRMEDGPSGFPRRCESVYDTFGTAHSSTSISAALGMAVAAQRAGVKRHVVAVIGDGAMTAGMAYEALNNAGAMDANILVILNDNEMSISENVGAMNRYLVRLLSSRFYHQARKAGRKVLEKLPPMLELAKKAEEHMKGMMMPGTLFEELGFNYIGPIDGHDLDTLIETLDNIKRLNGPQFLHVVTRKGAGYKLAEDDPILYHGVSKFDPTQGIQSKAGGSPTYTQVFGDWLCDMAAVDSRLIGITPAMREGSGLVKFSEMFPDRYFDVGIAEQHAVTFAAGLACEGLKPVVAIYSTFLQRAYDQLIHDVAIQNLPVVFAIDRGGLVGGDGATHNGAFDLTYLRCIPNMTVMTPADENECRQMLYTAFQMDTPAAVRYPRGTGPGVPVQKEMRPLPIGKGEIRRRGRRVALLAFGSMVAPSLAAAETLDATVANMRFVKPLDEALALELADTHALLVTLEENAIAGGAGSAVLECLQRHRVRTPVLQLGLPDRFIDHGNPASLLKRCGLDSQGIVEAVQRALVE; via the coding sequence ATGTTCGAGCTGCTCAAGACCATCAACGACCCCAAGGACCTGCGCGCGTTGTCCCGCCGGGAACTTCATGCCCTGGCCGGAGAGCTTCGTGAGTACCTGATCCAATTGGTCAGCCGCACCGGCGGCCACCTCTCGTCCAACTTGGGTACGGTCGAGCTCACCATCGCGCTGCATTACGTGTTCGACACTCCCCATGACCGCCTGGTATGGGACGTGGGGCACCAGACCTACGGCCACAAGATTCTGACGGGGCGGCGCAACCTCATGGACCGCCTGCGCATGGAAGACGGGCCCTCGGGCTTCCCCCGCCGCTGCGAGAGCGTCTATGACACCTTCGGCACCGCCCACTCCAGCACCTCCATCAGCGCCGCCCTCGGCATGGCGGTGGCAGCCCAGCGGGCTGGGGTGAAGCGCCATGTGGTGGCGGTCATCGGCGACGGGGCCATGACCGCGGGCATGGCCTACGAGGCGCTGAACAACGCCGGCGCCATGGACGCCAACATTCTCGTGATTCTCAACGACAACGAGATGTCCATCTCGGAGAACGTGGGCGCCATGAACCGGTATTTGGTGCGCCTGCTCTCCAGCCGCTTCTACCACCAAGCGCGAAAAGCGGGACGCAAGGTGCTGGAGAAGCTGCCGCCGATGCTGGAGCTGGCCAAGAAGGCCGAGGAGCACATGAAGGGCATGATGATGCCAGGCACCTTGTTCGAGGAGCTGGGCTTCAATTACATCGGCCCCATCGACGGCCACGATCTTGACACGCTCATCGAGACGCTGGACAACATCAAGCGCCTGAACGGCCCCCAGTTCCTGCACGTCGTCACGCGGAAAGGGGCCGGCTACAAGCTGGCCGAGGACGATCCCATCCTCTATCACGGGGTCAGCAAGTTCGACCCGACCCAGGGGATTCAATCGAAGGCCGGGGGATCCCCCACTTACACTCAAGTGTTCGGCGACTGGCTGTGCGATATGGCGGCGGTCGACTCCCGGCTGATCGGCATCACGCCCGCCATGCGCGAGGGCTCAGGACTGGTCAAGTTCTCGGAAATGTTCCCGGACCGCTACTTCGACGTGGGCATCGCCGAGCAGCACGCCGTCACCTTTGCCGCCGGGCTCGCGTGCGAGGGGCTCAAACCCGTGGTGGCCATCTACTCCACCTTCCTGCAGCGGGCCTACGACCAGTTGATCCACGATGTCGCGATTCAGAATCTGCCGGTCGTTTTCGCCATCGACCGCGGGGGGCTTGTGGGCGGCGATGGGGCCACCCATAACGGCGCCTTCGACCTCACCTACCTGCGCTGCATCCCCAACATGACGGTGATGACGCCCGCCGACGAGAACGAGTGTCGGCAGATGCTCTACACGGCGTTCCAAATGGACACGCCGGCAGCGGTGCGCTATCCGCGGGGAACAGGTCCCGGCGTCCCGGTGCAGAAAGAGATGCGCCCGCTGCCGATCGGCAAGGGCGAGATCCGGCGCCGGGGTCGGCGGGTGGCCCTTCTCGCTTTTGGCTCGATGGTGGCGCCAAGTTTGGCGGCAGCAGAAACGCTGGATGCAACGGTCGCCAACATGCGGTTCGTGAAACCCTTGGACGAGGCGCTGGCGCTGGAGCTAGCCGACACCCACGCGCTTTTGGTGACGCTGGAAGAAAACGCCATTGCCGGCGGGGCGGGCAGCGCCGTGCTAGAGTGCCTGCAGCGCCACCGCGTTCGCACGCCCGTGCTGCAGCTCGGCTTGCCGGACCGGTTCATCGACCATGGCAACCCCGCCAGTTTGCTCAAGCGCTGCGGCCTCGACAGCCAGGGCATCGTCGAAGCCGTACAACGCGCATTAGTTGAGTAG
- the folE2 gene encoding GTP cyclohydrolase FolE2 → MNRKAEFSLMPDVQSSPDSRHLAIDRVGIKAIRHPVRVADKSGGVQHTVATFNMYVQLPHNFKGTHMSRFVEILNGQEREISVESFETMLRKMVRRLEAESGHIEMSFPYFINKSAPVSGVQSLMDYDVTFTGEIHRGQYQFTMKVVVPVTSLCPCSKKISDYGAHNQRSHVTVTARTCGFVWIEELVRIVEDQASCELYGLLKRPDEKYVTEKAYDNPKFVEDMVRDVASVLNQDPRIVAYVVESENFESIHNHSAYALIERDKTTPPASLESRTPEA, encoded by the coding sequence ATGAACCGCAAAGCCGAATTTTCGTTAATGCCCGACGTGCAAAGCAGCCCGGATTCGCGGCACCTCGCCATCGACCGGGTGGGCATCAAAGCGATCCGCCATCCGGTGCGCGTCGCGGACAAAAGCGGCGGGGTGCAGCATACCGTGGCCACCTTCAACATGTACGTGCAGCTTCCCCACAACTTCAAGGGCACGCACATGTCGCGCTTTGTCGAGATCCTGAACGGCCAGGAGCGGGAGATCTCGGTCGAGTCGTTCGAAACCATGCTGCGCAAGATGGTGCGCCGGCTGGAGGCGGAATCCGGGCACATCGAGATGAGCTTTCCATACTTCATCAACAAGTCGGCGCCCGTATCCGGTGTGCAGAGCCTCATGGACTACGACGTGACCTTCACCGGCGAGATCCATCGCGGCCAATACCAGTTCACGATGAAGGTGGTGGTGCCGGTGACGAGCCTGTGCCCTTGCTCGAAGAAAATCTCCGACTACGGCGCCCATAACCAGCGCTCCCACGTCACCGTGACCGCACGCACCTGCGGGTTCGTATGGATCGAGGAGCTGGTGCGTATCGTGGAGGACCAGGCTTCTTGCGAGCTGTACGGCCTGCTCAAGCGCCCCGACGAGAAGTACGTGACCGAAAAAGCCTACGACAATCCGAAGTTCGTGGAGGACATGGTGAGGGATGTGGCGAGCGTACTCAACCAGGACCCGCGCATCGTTGCCTACGTGGTCGAGTCCGAGAACTTCGAGTCGATCCACAACCACTCCGCCTACGCCCTGATCGAGCGCGACAAGACGACCCCTCCGGCATCCCTCGAGTCCAGGACTCCCGAGGCGTGA